The following is a genomic window from Clostridiales bacterium.
TTTCCACCATTATACCACCAAGCATAACCTTCTGTAACCATTCTATAATTCAATGTTCCGGTATAATCCCATTCAATATTCCAATAGTATTCTTGACACATACCAAGAATTCTACCATATACATCTCTTTTAGTATATTCACAGATGATTTCTTTGTTTCTAACTGTTTCTAACAATACTTTCTTGGCATAAAATCCACAATCTGTTTCATTATCTAAACAATATTGAATTTTACCACGATATGAGCTTTCTGGAGTATCAATACACTGTAATCTAATCTTTTCTCCATTTATCTCAATCGTATCACCATCAATCACTTTTGCTTTACCTTTGATGGTGTCCGCATAACAATAACTAGCAAACACAATGGAAATAAATAATAAAATCAAAATACTCAATACTTTCTTCATTTTAGTCCTCCATTTTTTCTATCATTTCAACAAACTCTAATTGATCCTTTATTCTATCACCTTCTTGTTTCGCATATTGAACCACATCTTTTTTTACGTTTTCAACAACCAATTCCATAAACTCTTCTGCATGCTTCTGTAAAAATTCAACTATACAGTCTTGTAATACTTCAGATGATTGCTCACTTATTCTACCAACATTTTCGTTTTTATTTTCTTTGGTGTTGAAAAATGATATACCAAGACTCGTGTTCATCTTAATTGTTATTGCTTCATTTGGTATCAGATATACATTATTGGAACTACCACCACAAATTTTTATATC
Proteins encoded in this region:
- a CDS encoding thermonuclease family protein, encoding MKKVLSILILLFISIVFASYCYADTIKGKAKVIDGDTIEINGEKIRLQCIDTPESSYRGKIQYCLDNETDCGFYAKKVLLETVRNKEIICEYTKRDVYGRILGMCQEYYWNIEWDYTGTLNYRMVTEGYAWWYNGGKECKPFKEAMEEAQKYEKGLWWSGYGGFKEPRLWRKTRSND